The Lampris incognitus isolate fLamInc1 chromosome 7, fLamInc1.hap2, whole genome shotgun sequence genome window below encodes:
- the cep57 gene encoding centrosomal protein of 57 kDa, which translates to METLSKTPAVDVSREKELCLAPATGVMSESLSLPSYKEYPALCPFITPIKEPTSQRHTHHTMGLSSPSKAFPETSSTAILSALRNLQEKIRRLELERGQEELSLHTLEKYTSHRQLRKEKVTHGLSDTHFERDMIRETGAYPDCNQALITQLAAAESRCVQLERQLDHMKRMVLHAKADRTSLLKHQVYSVSMETTRAANQALDSVSERAQMEKLERLEQEYLRLTNTQNNAERKIRELELKLQEEEHQRKLVQDKANQLQTGLEANRILLQSVPPRPHRRRSKERRPTSKKPFQQQSSHTQPHYRLRLRDVPFVAGTSVGCSHSVRANVQSVLSLLKQHQPQLCNSRVLSHNPSSSRAASHRRSDSSSSSCSSSPSGEELSDLLQALQEELQLMSLGQDELVRQLEGSVSEHERRDIHRTQERLLLKMEQKGEQIGKLYKHKTQMKKLWKEASSNHKRTSRGGLKGTATVTTRGRSARAVKLGPGERSKSNLRLLREMKTLQSSLRT; encoded by the exons ATGGAGACGCTGTCAAAAACACCCGCCGTTGACGTTTCGCGGGAGAAG GAACTGTGTCTGGCACCCGCCACTGGAGTAATGTCCGAAAGTCTATCACTACCATCTTATAAAGagtatccagctctctgtccttTCATCACTCCGATCAAGGAGCCCACATCCCAGagacacactcatcacacaaTGGGACTCTCATCACCCAGCAAAGCTTTCCCAGAGACCAGCAGCACAG CAATTTTATCTGCCCTGAGAAACCTCCAAGAAAAGATCAGGAGGTTGGAGTTGGAGAGAGGGCAGGAAGAGCTTAGTCTGCATACTTTGGAGAAATACACATCCCACAGACAGCTGCGAAAGGAGAAAGTTACACATGGACTTTCAGACACACACTTTGAGAGAGATATGATAAGAGAGACCGGCGCCTATCCTGACTGCAACCAAG CTTTGATCACCCAGCTAGCCGCTGCAGAGTCTCGCTGTGTGCAGCTGGAGAGACAGCTTGATCACATGAAAAGGATGGTGCTCCATGCCAAGGCAGACAGGACCAGCTTGCTCAAACATCAGGTTTACTCA GTTTCCATGGAGACAACAAGGGCAGCTAACCAAGCACTTGACTCAGTGTCAGAGCGTGCCCAGATGGAGAAGCTGGAACGACTGGAGCAGGAATACCTGAGGCTGACAAACACACAGAACAACGCAGAG AGGAAGATTCGTGAGTTAGAGCTGAAGCTACAGGAGGAGGAGCACCAGAGAAAACTGGTCCAGGATAAAGCCAATCAG TTACAGACAGGTTTGGAGGCCAACAGGATACTGCTGCAGTCAGTGCCACCCCGTCCACACAGGAGGCGGTCCAAAGAGAGGAGGCCCACTTCTAAA AAACCTTTCCAACAGCAGTCCTCTCACACACAGCCACATTACAGGCTGAGGCTCAGAGATGTGCCCTTTGTTGCTGGAACG TCAGTGGGCTGCAGCCACTCAGTCAGAGCCAATGTGCAGTCAGTTCTGTCTCTCCTGAAGCAGCACCAGCCCCAGCTATGTAACAGCCGTGTCCTCTCTCACAATCCCAGCAGCTCCCGGGCAGCCAGTCACAGGCGCTCAGACAGTAGTtcttcttcctgctcctcttcCCCCAGTGGGGAGGAGCTTTCAGACCTGTTACAGGCACTGCAGGAGGAACTTCAACTCATGAgcct GGGGCAAGATGAGTTGGTGAGGCAATTGGAGGGCAGTGTGTCGGAACACGAGAGGAGAGACATTCATAGAACGCAAGAGAGGCTGCTGCTGAAAATGGAGCAGAAAGGAGAGCAGATTGGCAAGttatacaaacacaaaacacag ATGAAGAAGTTGTGGAAGGAGGCCAGTAGTAACCACAAGCGAACCAGTAGAGGTGGGCTGAAGGGGACTGCCACAGTGACAACTCGAGGCCGCTCTGCTAGAGCCGTCAAATTGGGACCAGGGGAGCGCAGCAAGAGCAATCTGAGGCTGCTGAGAGAAATGAAAACTCTGCAGAGCTCTTTGCGGACCTAA
- the LOC130115205 gene encoding uncharacterized protein LOC130115205, with amino-acid sequence MVAVAADGNRKLYCFKRSSGCKAKQHAVLRSGQQPGKPHGGPVNLREIQATANVKFCAMDVTCKYWPYLQKVGAALPPLQGLLQMRPFLSIMHAKAPATKCEFKLSGRNQEGAGTTAGEEVEQVNSYLSRCALTTKYMSKAAPVDMLTVHAMEWNRHKGDNLHKALSTRYVKTCQRAVEEAARLLELREEVHCSEEMALPWVTDIQEWAGETTDAASDQRSLQQQSIGGLHLSLHYRKQSLYRQNDSNKLRHHLRKNLAKDKRHLFEQIAEYNRLVSEMQIDVAVVERSLAGHTVSHIWPWEVHSSGSSVNTSTKRRVHDQQMLTTRLQEERSILVLEMAQHCTLLRNLASALRTKIISERL; translated from the exons ATGGTGGCTGTGGCAGCTGATGGAAACCGGAAGCTTTACTGCTTTAAACGATCCAGCGG ATGCAAGGCAAAGCAACATGCGGTGCTTCGCAGTGGGCAGCAGCCAGGGAAACCTCATGGAGGGCCAGTAAACTTG AGAGAAATTCAGGCCACAGCAAATGTCAAATTCTGTGCCATGGATGTCACCTGCAAGTACTGGCCATACCTCCAAAAGGTAGGGGCTGCCCTTCCACCACTCCAGGGGCTCTTGCAGATGAGGCCATTCCTCAGCATCATGCATGCCAAGGCTCCTGCCACAAAGTGTGAG TTTAAATTAAGTGGCAGGAATCAGGAGGGAGCGGGCACAACGGCTGGTGAAGAGGTTGAGCAGGTGAACAGCTACCTCTCCCGTTGTGCTCTGACAACGAAATACATGTCCAAAGCAG CCCCTGTGGACATGCTGACTGTCCATGCAATGGAATGGAACAGGCACAAGGGGGACAATCTCCACAAGGCCCTCTCCACAAgatatgtgaag ACTTGTCAAAGAGCTGTGGAGGAGGCAGCAAGACTTCTAGAGCTCAGAGAAGAGGTCCATTGCTCAGAGGAGATGGCACTGCCGTGGGTCACGGATATTCAGGAATGGGCTGGGG AGACAACAGATGCCGCCAGTGATCAACGATCCCTGCAACAACAGTCCATTGGGGGGCTTCATCTGAGCCTTCACTACAGAAAACAGAGCCTCTACCGTCAAAATG ACAGCAACAAGCTTCGTCACCACCTGCGCAAGAATTTGGCAAAAGACAAGCGGCATCTCTTCGAACAGATTGCTGAATACAACAGGCTGGTGTCAGAGATGCAGATCGATGTGGCAGTGGTCGAGAGGTCGCTGGCTGGACACACTGTGTCACACATATGGCCATGGGAGGTGCACAGCAGTG GATCATCAGTGAACACCAGCACCAAGAGACGAGTGCATGACCAGCAGATGCTGACCACACGGCTGCAAGAGGAGAGGAGCATCCTGGTTTTGGAGATGGCCCAACACTGCACTTTGTTGCGAAACCTGGCCTCGGCCCTCAGGACCAAGATTATAAGTGAGA GGCTCTGA